Proteins encoded by one window of Pseudomonas sp. PSKL.D1:
- a CDS encoding YceI family protein produces the protein MLKKTFAALALGTALLSAGQAMAAEYKIDKEGQHAFVDWKISHLGYSFIHGTFKDFDGNFTWDSAKPEASKINVDLKTASLWSNHAERDKHIASADFLDVKKYPDAKFVSTAVKSTGAKTADVTGDLTLHGVTKPVTFKAVFNGEGKDPWGGERAGFNATTTLNLNDFGIKGPGATSQTLDLDISVEGVKQK, from the coding sequence ATGTTGAAAAAGACTTTTGCCGCTCTGGCGCTCGGTACCGCTCTGCTCTCCGCTGGCCAGGCCATGGCTGCCGAGTACAAGATCGACAAGGAAGGCCAGCACGCGTTCGTGGACTGGAAGATCAGCCACCTGGGCTACAGCTTCATCCACGGCACGTTCAAGGACTTCGACGGCAACTTCACCTGGGACAGCGCCAAGCCTGAAGCCAGCAAGATCAATGTCGACCTGAAAACCGCCAGCCTGTGGTCGAACCACGCCGAGCGTGACAAGCACATCGCCAGCGCCGACTTCCTGGACGTGAAAAAGTACCCGGATGCCAAGTTCGTCTCCACCGCCGTTAAATCGACCGGTGCCAAGACTGCCGACGTGACCGGCGACCTGACTCTGCACGGTGTGACCAAGCCGGTGACCTTCAAGGCCGTATTCAACGGTGAAGGCAAGGACCCGTGGGGCGGTGAGCGTGCTGGCTTCAATGCTACCACCACGCTGAACCTGAATGATTTTGGTATCAAAGGCCCGGGCGCGACTTCGCAGACGCTGGACCTGGATATCAGTGTTGAAGGTGTGAAGCAGAAGTAA
- a CDS encoding DEAD/DEAH box helicase, translated as MSFASLGLSEALVRAIEAAGYTQPTPVQQRAIPAVLQGRDLMVAAQTGTGKTGGFALPILERLFPTGHPDKSQRHGPRQPRVLVLTPTRELAAQVHDSFKIYARDLPLVSACIFGGVGMNPQIQAIAKGVDVLVACPGRLLDLAGQGKVDLAHVEILVLDEADRMLDMGFIHDVKKVLARLPAKRQNLLFSATFSKDITDLADKLLHNPERIEVTPPNTTVERIEQRVYRLPASHKRALLAHLITLGAWEQVLVFTRTKHGANRLAEYLEKHGLTAAAIHGNKSQNARTKALADFKANSVRVLVATDIAARGLDIDQLPHVVNFELPNVEEDYVHRIGRTGRAGRSGEAISLVAPDEEKLLKSIERVTKQKIADGDLMGFDASQVEAEKPEARERQQNNGRGGRNQQARGEGAKEGGGGRKDKGKDKGKAKQQAADKPADKEKSGDKQQQRKPRDKKPRQQQANAGTSSAPKVPADRDPEEFLDDDVDNFGNRADYVSPYQNAKNQGRNRRPGGQGQGQGQNNGQQRSGTGGQARNGGGQQRNAGGDKRPARNNNGGGTRRDNNGGGRGRRDDSARQEPAVRSAREPQNQPVIIRKESKLDRFPTPEQLDDAPSRPRGERPALLTRNR; from the coding sequence ATGTCCTTTGCTTCCCTCGGTCTCTCCGAGGCTCTTGTCCGCGCTATCGAGGCCGCGGGCTACACCCAGCCGACCCCTGTGCAACAGCGGGCCATTCCCGCCGTGTTGCAAGGCCGCGACCTGATGGTTGCCGCGCAGACAGGTACTGGTAAGACCGGCGGCTTTGCCTTGCCGATCCTCGAACGCCTGTTCCCGACCGGCCACCCCGACAAGTCCCAGCGCCATGGCCCACGCCAACCGCGGGTGCTGGTGCTCACACCCACTCGCGAGCTGGCCGCCCAGGTGCATGACAGCTTCAAGATTTACGCCCGCGACCTGCCGCTGGTAAGCGCCTGCATTTTCGGCGGTGTCGGCATGAACCCGCAGATCCAGGCCATTGCCAAGGGTGTGGACGTGCTGGTGGCCTGCCCTGGTCGCCTGCTTGACCTGGCCGGCCAAGGCAAGGTTGACCTGGCCCACGTGGAAATCCTGGTGCTCGATGAAGCCGACCGCATGCTCGACATGGGCTTCATCCATGATGTGAAGAAAGTACTGGCACGCCTGCCAGCCAAGCGCCAGAACCTGCTGTTCTCGGCCACTTTCTCCAAAGACATCACTGACCTGGCCGACAAGCTCCTGCACAACCCGGAGCGCATCGAGGTCACGCCACCGAACACCACGGTCGAACGCATCGAGCAGCGCGTCTATCGTCTGCCTGCCAGCCATAAGCGCGCCCTGCTGGCCCACCTGATCACTCTGGGTGCCTGGGAACAGGTACTGGTGTTCACCCGCACCAAGCACGGCGCCAACCGCCTGGCCGAGTACCTGGAAAAGCACGGCCTGACCGCCGCTGCCATTCACGGCAACAAGAGCCAGAACGCCCGCACCAAGGCGCTGGCCGACTTCAAGGCCAACAGCGTACGCGTGCTGGTCGCCACCGACATCGCCGCCCGCGGCCTGGACATCGACCAGTTGCCTCACGTGGTCAACTTCGAGCTGCCGAATGTCGAGGAAGACTATGTTCACCGTATCGGCCGTACCGGTCGTGCCGGTCGCTCTGGCGAGGCGATCTCCCTGGTCGCGCCTGACGAAGAAAAGCTGCTCAAGAGCATTGAGCGCGTCACCAAGCAGAAGATCGCTGATGGCGACCTGATGGGCTTTGACGCAAGCCAGGTTGAGGCCGAGAAGCCTGAAGCCCGCGAGCGCCAGCAGAACAACGGCCGTGGTGGCCGCAACCAGCAGGCCCGTGGCGAAGGCGCCAAAGAAGGCGGCGGTGGCCGCAAGGACAAGGGCAAGGACAAAGGTAAGGCCAAGCAGCAGGCGGCTGATAAACCGGCGGACAAGGAAAAGTCCGGCGACAAGCAGCAGCAACGCAAGCCGCGTGACAAGAAGCCGCGCCAACAGCAGGCCAACGCTGGCACCAGCAGCGCACCGAAAGTACCTGCCGACCGCGATCCGGAAGAATTCCTGGATGACGATGTCGACAACTTTGGCAACCGCGCCGACTATGTCAGCCCTTACCAGAATGCCAAGAACCAGGGGCGTAACCGTCGCCCGGGTGGTCAGGGTCAGGGCCAAGGTCAGAACAACGGCCAGCAGCGTAGCGGCACCGGTGGCCAGGCCCGTAATGGTGGTGGCCAGCAACGCAACGCCGGTGGCGACAAACGGCCGGCTCGTAATAACAACGGCGGTGGTACCCGACGTGACAACAACGGTGGCGGCCGTGGTCGACGTGATGATTCGGCACGCCAGGAGCCGGCGGTACGCAGCGCGCGTGAACCGCAAAACCAGCCAGTGATCATCCGCAAGGAGTCCAAGCTGGATCGGTTCCCTACGCCTGAGCAGCTGGATGACGCGCCAAGCCGCCCACGCGGTGAGCGGCCTGCGCTGCTGACGCGTAACCGCTAA
- a CDS encoding cytochrome b, with protein MQLRNSPSRYGVVSIVLHWGVALAVFGLFGLGLWMVGLDYYSPWRKAGPDLHKSIGLVLLAVMLLRVLWRFISPPPPAPANHGPLTRVAAKLGHLALYFGLFAVMIAGYLISTADGVGIPVFGLFEVPALISDLPDQADLAGVIHLWLAWGLVIFALLHALAALKHHFIDRDATLTRMLGRKA; from the coding sequence ATGCAACTGCGCAACTCACCTTCTCGCTATGGCGTGGTCAGTATCGTCCTGCACTGGGGCGTGGCACTGGCAGTCTTCGGCCTGTTTGGCCTGGGCCTGTGGATGGTCGGCCTCGATTACTACAGCCCATGGCGCAAAGCTGGCCCGGACTTGCATAAAAGCATCGGCCTGGTCCTGCTGGCAGTGATGCTGTTGCGAGTGCTATGGCGCTTCATCAGCCCACCGCCGCCGGCACCTGCCAACCATGGCCCTCTTACCCGCGTGGCAGCCAAGCTTGGCCATCTGGCGCTGTACTTTGGGCTGTTCGCCGTGATGATCGCCGGTTATTTGATTTCCACCGCCGATGGCGTGGGCATTCCGGTGTTCGGCCTGTTCGAAGTGCCGGCACTTATCAGCGACCTGCCTGACCAGGCGGACCTGGCTGGCGTGATCCATTTGTGGCTGGCGTGGGGCTTGGTTATTTTTGCCCTGCTGCATGCGTTAGCTGCACTGAAACACCACTTCATCGACCGTGACGCGACCCTGACACGCATGCTGGGCCGCAAAGCTTGA
- the metF gene encoding methylenetetrahydrofolate reductase [NAD(P)H]: MSQERRYSFEFFPTKTDAGHEKLMAVAKQLASYNPDFFSCTYGAGGSTRDRTLNTVLQLESEVKVPAAPHLSCVGDSKDDLRSLLAEYKAAGIKRIVALRGDLPSGMGMASGELRYASDLVEFIRQETGDHFHLEVAAYPEMHPQARNFEADLANFVHKVKAGSDSAITQYFFNADSYFYFVERAQKLGVEIPIVPGIMPITNYSKLARFSDACGAEIPRWIRKQLEAYADDTASIQAFGEEVITRMCEQLLQGGAPGLHFYTLNQAEPSLAIWNNLKLPR, translated from the coding sequence ATGTCACAAGAACGCCGCTACAGTTTCGAGTTCTTCCCCACCAAGACCGACGCCGGTCACGAAAAGCTGATGGCTGTGGCCAAACAGCTGGCCAGCTACAACCCGGACTTCTTCTCCTGCACCTACGGTGCCGGTGGTTCCACTCGCGATCGCACGCTGAACACCGTGCTGCAGCTGGAAAGCGAAGTCAAAGTCCCTGCGGCCCCGCATCTGTCGTGCGTCGGCGACAGCAAGGATGACCTGCGCAGCCTGCTGGCCGAGTACAAAGCGGCTGGTATCAAGCGTATCGTCGCCCTGCGTGGTGACCTGCCGTCAGGCATGGGCATGGCCAGTGGTGAACTGCGCTACGCCAGCGACCTGGTCGAGTTCATCCGCCAGGAAACCGGTGACCACTTCCACCTGGAAGTAGCCGCCTATCCGGAAATGCACCCACAAGCACGCAATTTCGAAGCTGACCTGGCCAACTTCGTACACAAGGTCAAGGCCGGTTCCGACAGCGCCATTACCCAGTACTTCTTCAACGCCGACAGCTATTTCTACTTCGTCGAGCGCGCGCAGAAGCTGGGCGTTGAGATCCCGATCGTGCCGGGCATCATGCCGATCACCAACTACAGCAAGCTGGCGCGCTTCTCCGACGCGTGCGGTGCAGAGATCCCACGCTGGATCCGCAAGCAGCTTGAGGCCTATGCCGACGACACCGCCAGCATCCAGGCGTTTGGCGAAGAAGTGATCACCCGCATGTGCGAACAGTTGCTGCAAGGCGGCGCACCGGGCCTGCACTTCTACACCCTGAACCAGGCCGAACCGAGCCTGGCGATCTGGAACAACCTGAAGCTGCCTCGCTGA
- a CDS encoding cation:proton antiporter, whose translation MLELVAAFICLTTLLTYVNYRFIGLPPAIGVMVTALLFSLLLQGLSLIGFPGLEDRVEGLMNQIDFNDLLMHWMLSFLLFAGALHVNLTDLRSYRWPIGLLATLGVLIATVVIGYLAHWVFALFGWNVPLIYCLLFGALISPTDPIAVLGALRTANASKPLKTTIVGESLFNDGTAVVVFTVLLGIIQLGETPSASETALLFAREAIGGAVFGGLIGYATYRMIKSVEQYQVEVMLTLALVIGGSAMCYELHVSAPIAMVVAGLIIGNLGRNLAMNDMTRRYMDGFWELIDDMLNALLFALIGLELLLLPFNWLHLAAGGVLAVAVLLSRLLTVAPAIVLLRRWRSVPKGTIRVLTWGGLRGGVSVALALSLPQGSERDLLLSITYIVVLSSILVQGLTVGRVVRKVSAQP comes from the coding sequence ATGCTTGAATTAGTTGCCGCGTTCATTTGCCTCACCACCCTCCTCACCTACGTCAATTACCGCTTCATCGGCCTGCCACCCGCCATCGGCGTGATGGTCACGGCGCTGTTGTTCTCCTTGCTGCTGCAGGGGCTTAGTCTGATCGGTTTCCCCGGCCTGGAAGACCGCGTCGAAGGGCTGATGAACCAGATCGACTTCAATGATCTGCTGATGCACTGGATGCTGTCATTCCTGTTGTTTGCCGGCGCCCTGCACGTCAACCTCACCGACCTGCGCAGCTACCGCTGGCCCATCGGGTTGCTGGCCACCCTCGGCGTGTTGATCGCCACGGTCGTGATTGGCTACCTGGCCCACTGGGTATTCGCCCTGTTCGGCTGGAATGTGCCGCTGATCTACTGCCTGCTGTTCGGCGCACTGATTTCACCGACCGATCCAATTGCCGTGCTCGGCGCGCTGCGTACGGCCAATGCCTCGAAACCACTGAAAACCACCATCGTGGGCGAGTCGCTGTTCAACGACGGTACGGCGGTGGTGGTGTTTACCGTACTGCTGGGCATCATCCAGCTTGGTGAAACGCCCAGCGCATCGGAAACCGCCCTCCTGTTTGCCCGCGAAGCCATCGGCGGCGCGGTGTTCGGCGGGCTGATCGGCTACGCCACCTACCGCATGATCAAAAGCGTCGAGCAGTATCAGGTCGAGGTCATGCTGACCCTGGCACTGGTGATTGGCGGCTCGGCAATGTGTTACGAGCTGCACGTGTCGGCGCCCATCGCGATGGTGGTGGCCGGCCTGATCATCGGCAACCTGGGCCGCAACCTGGCGATGAACGACATGACCCGCCGTTACATGGACGGTTTCTGGGAGTTGATCGACGACATGCTCAACGCCCTGCTGTTTGCGCTGATCGGCCTGGAGCTGTTGCTGTTGCCGTTCAACTGGCTGCACCTGGCGGCGGGTGGCGTGCTGGCAGTGGCCGTGCTGTTGTCGCGCCTGCTGACGGTGGCCCCGGCCATCGTGCTGCTGCGCCGCTGGCGCAGTGTGCCCAAGGGCACTATTCGCGTGCTGACATGGGGTGGGTTGCGTGGCGGGGTGTCGGTGGCGCTGGCGCTGTCGTTGCCGCAAGGGAGCGAGCGCGACCTGTTGCTGTCGATTACCTACATCGTGGTGCTGTCGTCGATCCTGGTGCAGGGTTTGACGGTGGGCCGGGTGGTGCGCAAGGTCAGCGCCCAGCCTTGA
- the mltA gene encoding murein transglycosylase A has protein sequence MKSALRHLAWTLPALALLAGCNGGESAKPEPHAIATYAPATWKDLPTVSDEDLLAGFYAWRSGCEKLKRDPVWAATCEAAGSDTASAAQVRTFLEQNLEVYGLRSAENNANGLITGYYEPVYPGSLKRTEAAHVAVYGVPEDMIVVDLASVYPELKGKRLRGRLDGRVLKPYDTAEVINRDGVKAPVLAWLTDPMDLQFLQIQGSGRVQLEDGRQLRLGYADQNGHPYRPIGRWLIEQGQLKKEDVSMGAIHAWAQANPQRVPEMLASNPSYVFFSTRPDSNEGPRGSLNVPLTAGYSVAIDRKVIPLGSLLWLSTTRPDGSPVVRPVGAQDTGGAITGEVRADLFWGTGPEAGELAGNMKQQGQIWMLWPKGKPLPEVPKVL, from the coding sequence ATGAAATCTGCCCTGCGCCACCTGGCCTGGACACTCCCCGCACTGGCCCTGCTGGCCGGCTGCAACGGCGGCGAAAGCGCCAAGCCTGAGCCACACGCCATTGCCACCTACGCCCCCGCCACCTGGAAAGACCTGCCGACGGTCAGCGACGAAGACCTGCTGGCCGGCTTTTACGCCTGGCGCAGCGGCTGCGAGAAGCTCAAGCGCGACCCGGTGTGGGCAGCCACCTGCGAAGCGGCCGGCAGCGACACCGCCAGCGCAGCCCAGGTGCGGACGTTCCTTGAGCAAAACCTGGAGGTTTATGGCCTGCGTTCTGCCGAAAACAACGCCAACGGCCTGATCACTGGCTACTACGAACCGGTCTACCCCGGCAGCCTGAAGCGCACGGAAGCTGCGCACGTGGCGGTTTACGGCGTACCCGAGGACATGATCGTGGTCGATTTGGCCAGCGTTTACCCCGAACTCAAAGGCAAGCGCTTGCGCGGGCGCCTCGATGGCCGGGTGCTTAAGCCATACGACACTGCCGAGGTGATAAACCGCGACGGTGTGAAGGCACCGGTGCTGGCCTGGCTGACCGACCCCATGGACCTGCAGTTCCTGCAGATTCAGGGTTCTGGCCGGGTGCAACTGGAAGACGGGCGTCAGCTGCGCCTGGGCTACGCCGACCAGAACGGCCACCCATACCGCCCCATTGGACGCTGGCTTATAGAGCAAGGCCAGTTGAAGAAGGAAGACGTGAGCATGGGTGCCATTCATGCCTGGGCGCAGGCTAACCCGCAGCGCGTGCCGGAAATGCTGGCCAGCAACCCCAGCTACGTGTTCTTCAGCACCCGGCCAGACAGCAATGAAGGCCCGCGCGGCTCACTGAATGTGCCGCTGACGGCGGGTTACAGCGTGGCCATCGACCGTAAAGTGATTCCATTGGGCAGTTTGCTGTGGCTGTCGACCACGCGCCCGGATGGCTCGCCTGTCGTGCGGCCTGTGGGGGCACAGGATACCGGCGGGGCGATTACTGGCGAGGTGCGTGCTGATTTGTTCTGGGGAACCGGGCCTGAGGCAGGCGAACTGGCGGGAAACATGAAGCAACAGGGGCAGATCTGGATGCTGTGGCCCAAAGGCAAGCCGCTGCCTGAGGTGCCGAAGGTGCTGTAA
- a CDS encoding c-type cytochrome — MFKRLTVVLLAALALTACDAVDPNSPLGLRKTIFKDMLKTSEDMGGMLRGRLPFDGRKFADGAVKLDTLAHEPWQHFPQVRDDGKSSARPEVWERQARFHDLARQLEGVTGELVTVTRSQPLDAVQLKVPMDKVEAACKACHTEFRNH, encoded by the coding sequence ATGTTCAAGCGATTGACTGTAGTGCTGCTTGCAGCCCTTGCCCTGACTGCCTGTGATGCCGTAGACCCGAACTCGCCGCTGGGCCTGCGTAAAACCATCTTCAAGGACATGCTCAAGACCAGCGAGGACATGGGCGGCATGCTGCGTGGGCGCTTGCCGTTCGATGGCCGGAAATTCGCTGACGGTGCAGTGAAGCTCGACACATTGGCCCATGAACCTTGGCAACATTTCCCTCAGGTACGGGACGATGGCAAAAGCAGTGCACGGCCCGAGGTGTGGGAGCGGCAGGCCCGGTTCCATGACCTTGCCCGCCAGCTGGAAGGCGTCACCGGTGAACTGGTCACTGTAACCCGCAGCCAGCCGTTGGACGCCGTGCAGTTGAAGGTGCCGATGGACAAGGTCGAAGCCGCGTGCAAGGCCTGTCATACCGAATTCCGCAATCACTGA
- the ahcY gene encoding adenosylhomocysteinase: protein MSAVNTPAGFTDYKVADISLAAWGRRETIIAESEMPALMGLRRKYLAEQPLKGAKILGCIHMTIQTAVLIETLVALGAEVRWSSCNIFSTQDQAAASIAAAGIPVFAWKGETEEEYEWCLEQTILKDGQPWDANMILDDGGDLTELLHKKYPAVLDRVHGVTEETTTGVHRLLDMLAKGELKVPAINVNDSVTKSKNDNKYGCRHSLNDAIKRGTDHLLSGKQALVIGYGDVGKGSAQSLRQEGMIVKVTEVDPICAMQACMDGFELVSPFIDGNNDGTEASIDKALLGKIDLIVTTTGNVNVCDANMLKALKKRAVVCNIGHFDNEIDTAFMRKNWAWEEVKPQVHKIHRTGPGDFDAQNDDYLILLAEGRLVNLGNATGHPSRIMDGSFANQVLAQIFLFEQKYADLSAEKKAERLTVEVLPKKLDEEVALEMVRGFGGVVTKLTKQQADYIGVTVEGPFKPHAYRY from the coding sequence ATGAGCGCTGTAAACACGCCTGCTGGTTTTACCGATTACAAAGTCGCCGACATCTCCCTGGCTGCCTGGGGCCGTCGCGAAACCATCATCGCCGAATCGGAAATGCCTGCCCTGATGGGCCTGCGTCGCAAGTACCTCGCTGAGCAGCCGCTCAAGGGTGCGAAGATCCTGGGCTGCATCCACATGACCATTCAGACTGCCGTGCTGATCGAAACCCTGGTTGCCCTGGGCGCCGAAGTACGCTGGTCGTCCTGCAACATCTTCTCCACCCAGGACCAGGCCGCAGCCTCCATCGCTGCTGCCGGTATCCCGGTGTTCGCCTGGAAAGGCGAAACCGAGGAAGAATACGAGTGGTGCCTGGAGCAGACCATCCTGAAGGATGGCCAGCCATGGGACGCCAACATGATCCTTGACGATGGCGGCGACCTGACCGAACTGCTGCACAAGAAGTACCCGGCCGTTCTGGACCGCGTGCACGGTGTTACCGAAGAGACCACCACCGGCGTTCACCGCCTGCTGGACATGCTGGCCAAGGGCGAGCTGAAAGTCCCGGCCATCAACGTCAACGACTCGGTCACCAAGAGCAAGAACGACAACAAGTACGGCTGCCGTCACAGCCTGAACGATGCCATCAAGCGCGGTACCGACCACCTGCTGTCGGGCAAGCAAGCGCTGGTGATCGGCTACGGTGACGTGGGCAAGGGCTCGGCCCAGTCGCTGCGTCAGGAAGGCATGATCGTCAAGGTCACCGAAGTTGACCCGATTTGCGCCATGCAGGCCTGCATGGACGGCTTCGAGCTGGTCTCGCCGTTCATCGACGGCAACAACGACGGCACCGAAGCCAGCATCGACAAGGCCCTGCTGGGCAAGATCGACCTGATCGTCACCACCACCGGTAACGTCAACGTCTGCGATGCCAACATGCTCAAGGCCCTGAAGAAGCGTGCCGTTGTGTGCAACATCGGCCACTTCGACAACGAAATCGACACCGCTTTCATGCGCAAGAACTGGGCATGGGAAGAGGTCAAGCCGCAGGTGCACAAGATCCACCGCACCGGCCCTGGCGACTTCGACGCGCAGAACGATGACTACCTGATCCTGCTGGCCGAAGGCCGCCTGGTGAACCTGGGCAACGCCACTGGCCACCCAAGCCGCATCATGGACGGCTCGTTCGCCAACCAGGTGCTGGCCCAGATCTTCCTGTTCGAGCAGAAGTACGCTGACCTGTCGGCCGAGAAGAAAGCCGAGCGCCTGACCGTAGAAGTGCTGCCGAAGAAGCTCGACGAAGAAGTGGCCCTGGAAATGGTCCGCGGCTTCGGCGGCGTGGTCACCAAACTGACCAAGCAGCAAGCCGACTACATCGGTGTGACCGTCGAAGGCCCGTTCAAGCCGCACGCTTACCGCTACTAA
- a CDS encoding MAPEG family protein, with protein sequence MTVALWCILIALVLNPLCALIAKVSSGRFGLKDNHDPRAFLDTLSGLPRRAHAAQQNGYEAFPAFVAAVLVADIVGNAEQVTQDVLAVLYITSRLLYIICYLADWAALRSVVWFAGLALIVSFFVVSI encoded by the coding sequence ATGACCGTTGCCCTGTGGTGCATCCTGATTGCGTTGGTGTTGAACCCGCTGTGTGCGTTGATTGCCAAGGTAAGCAGTGGCCGTTTTGGCCTCAAGGACAACCACGACCCCCGCGCCTTCCTCGATACGCTGTCGGGCCTGCCGCGCCGGGCCCATGCCGCGCAACAGAACGGTTACGAGGCGTTCCCGGCGTTTGTGGCGGCGGTGCTGGTTGCGGACATTGTCGGCAATGCCGAGCAGGTGACGCAGGATGTGCTGGCAGTGCTCTATATCACCAGCCGGTTGCTTTACATCATCTGCTACCTGGCTGACTGGGCGGCGTTGCGGTCGGTGGTGTGGTTTGCCGGGCTGGCTTTGATTGTTTCGTTCTTCGTGGTTTCTATCTGA
- a CDS encoding substrate-binding periplasmic protein, translated as MPHITRLLCILLLACLSPMALGDRLRLVSDDWAPYVFREAGQPKGIDYEVTNEVFRRLGVEVEWQFLPWKRCLAMIEQGLADGVMDIFETDSRKAYMVYPAEPMSDVEFVLYQASDRRHLISRLSDLAGLRVGTSPGYNYGGAFNESAAFSREAAPSHEANFGKLVLGRIDLLITDRLVGRYVRRQLGLEQQVDELPLVVNRQPQFLGLARKPGREALAHAFSDELRRFKQEPAYVAIIERYIGDVSNLLGAVEQQESSTLR; from the coding sequence ATGCCCCACATCACCCGCCTGCTGTGCATCCTGTTGCTCGCCTGCCTGAGCCCGATGGCGCTGGGTGACCGGCTGCGCCTGGTGAGCGACGATTGGGCACCCTACGTTTTTCGCGAGGCGGGCCAGCCCAAAGGCATCGACTATGAAGTGACCAATGAGGTGTTCCGGCGGCTGGGGGTAGAGGTGGAGTGGCAATTCCTTCCCTGGAAACGGTGCCTGGCAATGATCGAGCAAGGGCTGGCCGACGGGGTGATGGACATCTTCGAAACCGATTCGCGCAAGGCCTACATGGTCTACCCGGCGGAGCCCATGTCGGATGTCGAGTTCGTGCTGTACCAGGCCAGTGACCGCCGCCATCTCATTTCGCGCTTGAGCGACCTCGCTGGCCTGAGGGTTGGCACCTCTCCTGGGTACAACTATGGCGGCGCATTCAACGAATCAGCCGCCTTCAGCCGTGAAGCCGCCCCCAGCCATGAAGCCAATTTCGGCAAGCTCGTGCTCGGGCGCATCGACCTGTTGATCACCGACCGGCTGGTTGGCCGCTACGTGCGTCGCCAGCTTGGCCTGGAACAACAGGTCGACGAACTGCCGCTGGTGGTGAACCGCCAGCCCCAGTTCCTGGGCCTGGCCCGCAAACCGGGCCGCGAGGCGCTTGCCCACGCGTTTTCAGATGAACTCCGACGCTTCAAGCAAGAGCCTGCCTACGTGGCGATAATCGAACGTTACATTGGCGACGTAAGCAATCTTCTTGGCGCCGTTGAGCAGCAGGAAAGCAGCACGCTGCGATAG
- a CDS encoding acyl-CoA thioesterase, whose product MNFHTRKWVKPEDLNPNGTLFGGSLLRWIDEEAAIYAIVQLGNQRVVTKYISEINFVSASRQGDIIELGITATEFGRTSITLKCEVRNKITRKAILTVDKMVFVNLGDDGLPAAHGRTEIKYIQDQFPDSAVE is encoded by the coding sequence ATGAACTTTCACACCCGCAAATGGGTTAAACCCGAAGACCTCAACCCCAACGGCACGCTGTTCGGCGGCAGCCTGTTGCGCTGGATCGACGAAGAAGCCGCGATTTACGCCATCGTTCAGTTGGGTAACCAGCGTGTGGTGACCAAATACATTTCGGAGATCAACTTCGTCAGCGCCTCGCGCCAGGGCGACATCATCGAGCTGGGCATCACGGCCACCGAGTTCGGCCGCACCTCCATCACCCTGAAGTGCGAAGTGCGCAACAAGATCACCCGCAAGGCGATTTTGACGGTGGACAAGATGGTCTTCGTCAACCTGGGCGACGACGGGCTGCCGGCTGCGCACGGGCGTACCGAGATCAAGTACATCCAGGACCAGTTCCCGGATTCTGCGGTGGAATGA
- a CDS encoding DMT family transporter: MLATSLVLVAALLHATWNTLIKFSGERLLVIASMDTVALAFAVAAVAFVDFPPAEIWPWLLASALAEQLYRVLLIKAYRVGDLGLVYPLMRGLSPLVVLGLTLAFAGESLSQQQIIGILLIPCGMACLLWQGGGGDRLPWSMLPVVALIGLCIGCYTWFDGQAVRLWGKPLDYLVWLTLLSAWPFPLLASVARRAPFVMFWRTQWRLGMAVGLCVLFSYALVLWAMHLGSVAEAAALRELSVILVVLLGMRYLKEPFGGPRLLACGLVLAGMLVMKL, encoded by the coding sequence GTGTTGGCAACTTCCCTGGTTCTGGTCGCCGCCCTGTTGCACGCGACCTGGAACACCTTGATCAAATTCAGCGGCGAGCGCTTGCTCGTGATTGCCAGCATGGACACGGTAGCGCTGGCTTTTGCAGTAGCCGCGGTGGCCTTCGTCGACTTTCCGCCTGCTGAAATCTGGCCATGGCTGTTGGCCTCAGCGCTGGCCGAGCAGTTGTACCGTGTCCTGTTGATCAAGGCCTATCGGGTTGGCGACCTGGGCCTGGTCTATCCTCTGATGCGCGGGCTTTCGCCGCTGGTTGTGCTGGGGCTGACCCTGGCCTTTGCTGGCGAGTCGCTGAGCCAGCAGCAGATCATCGGCATCCTGCTGATTCCTTGCGGCATGGCCTGCCTGTTGTGGCAGGGCGGCGGCGGTGATCGGCTGCCTTGGTCGATGCTGCCGGTGGTGGCGCTGATCGGCCTGTGCATCGGCTGTTACACCTGGTTCGACGGGCAGGCAGTGCGATTGTGGGGCAAGCCGCTGGATTATCTGGTGTGGCTGACCTTGCTCAGTGCCTGGCCCTTCCCGTTGCTGGCCAGCGTGGCGAGGCGGGCGCCTTTCGTGATGTTCTGGCGCACGCAGTGGCGGCTGGGCATGGCGGTCGGGTTGTGCGTGTTGTTCAGCTACGCCCTGGTGCTGTGGGCCATGCACCTGGGCTCTGTTGCCGAGGCGGCGGCGCTGCGCGAGTTGAGCGTGATTCTGGTGGTGCTGCTGGGCATGCGCTACCTCAAAGAACCTTTTGGCGGGCCAAGACTCCTAGCTTGCGGGCTGGTCCTGGCAGGCATGCTGGTGATGAAGCTCTAA